Proteins encoded in a region of the Zea mays cultivar B73 chromosome 2, Zm-B73-REFERENCE-NAM-5.0, whole genome shotgun sequence genome:
- the LOC542531 gene encoding GTP-binding protein YPTM1 isoform X2: MSNEFDYLFKLLLIGDSSVGKSCFLLRFADDSYVDSYISTIGVDFKIRTVEVEGKTVKLQIWDTAGQERFRTITSSYYRGAHGIIIVYDITDMESFNNVKQWLDEIDRYANDSVRKLLVGNKCDLAENRAVDTSVAQAYAEEVGIPFLETSAKESINVEEAFLAMSAAIKKRSRSGTAG; this comes from the exons ATGAGCAACGAGTT CGATTACctgttcaagcttctcctgatcgGCGACTCCTCGGTGGGCAAGTCCTGCTTCCTCCTCCGCTTCGCT gACGACTCCTACGTGGACAGCTACATCAGCACGATCGGCGTCGACTTT AAAATCCGCACGGTCGAGGTGGAGGGCAAGACCGTAAAGCTGCAGATT TGGGACACAGCAGGGCAGGAGCGGTTCAGGACCATCACGAGCAGCTACTACAGAGGAGCTCACGGGATAATT ATTGTTTATGACATCACGGACATGGAGAGCTTCAACAACGTGAAGCAGTGGCTTGACGAGATCGACCGATACGCCAACGACAGCGTGCGCAAGCTTCTTGTTGGTAACAAATGTGATCTGGCCGAGAACAGGGCTGTCGATACTTCAGTAGCACAG GCTTACGCTGAAGAGGTAGGCATCCCGTTCCTCGAAACGAGCGCTAAGGAGTCGATCAACGTCGAGGAGGCGTTCTTGGCAATGTCTGCTGCAATTAAGAAAAG gtcaagatcaggtaccgcaggatga
- the LOC542531 gene encoding GTP-binding protein YPTM1 isoform X1, producing the protein MSNEFDYLFKLLLIGDSSVGKSCFLLRFADDSYVDSYISTIGVDFKIRTVEVEGKTVKLQIWDTAGQERFRTITSSYYRGAHGIIIVYDITDMESFNNVKQWLDEIDRYANDSVRKLLVGNKCDLAENRAVDTSVAQAYAEEVGIPFLETSAKESINVEEAFLAMSAAIKKSLQCGFLQNGNAKNHWRRKLLDLSFL; encoded by the exons ATGAGCAACGAGTT CGATTACctgttcaagcttctcctgatcgGCGACTCCTCGGTGGGCAAGTCCTGCTTCCTCCTCCGCTTCGCT gACGACTCCTACGTGGACAGCTACATCAGCACGATCGGCGTCGACTTT AAAATCCGCACGGTCGAGGTGGAGGGCAAGACCGTAAAGCTGCAGATT TGGGACACAGCAGGGCAGGAGCGGTTCAGGACCATCACGAGCAGCTACTACAGAGGAGCTCACGGGATAATT ATTGTTTATGACATCACGGACATGGAGAGCTTCAACAACGTGAAGCAGTGGCTTGACGAGATCGACCGATACGCCAACGACAGCGTGCGCAAGCTTCTTGTTGGTAACAAATGTGATCTGGCCGAGAACAGGGCTGTCGATACTTCAGTAGCACAG GCTTACGCTGAAGAGGTAGGCATCCCGTTCCTCGAAACGAGCGCTAAGGAGTCGATCAACGTCGAGGAGGCGTTCTTGGCAATGTCTGCTGCAATTAAGAAAAG TCTGCAGTGTGGCTTCCTGCAAAACGGAAACGCAAAGAACCATTGGCGACGGAAATTGCTAGACCTGAGCTTCTTGTAG
- the LOC542531 gene encoding GTP-binding protein YPTM1: protein MSNEFDYLFKLLLIGDSSVGKSCFLLRFADDSYVDSYISTIGVDFKIRTVEVEGKTVKLQIWDTAGQERFRTITSSYYRGAHGIIIVYDITDMESFNNVKQWLDEIDRYANDSVRKLLVGNKCDLAENRAVDTSVAQAYAEEVGIPFLETSAKESINVEEAFLAMSAAIKKSKAGSQAALERKPSNVVQMKGRPIQQEQQKSSRCCST from the exons ATGAGCAACGAGTT CGATTACctgttcaagcttctcctgatcgGCGACTCCTCGGTGGGCAAGTCCTGCTTCCTCCTCCGCTTCGCT gACGACTCCTACGTGGACAGCTACATCAGCACGATCGGCGTCGACTTT AAAATCCGCACGGTCGAGGTGGAGGGCAAGACCGTAAAGCTGCAGATT TGGGACACAGCAGGGCAGGAGCGGTTCAGGACCATCACGAGCAGCTACTACAGAGGAGCTCACGGGATAATT ATTGTTTATGACATCACGGACATGGAGAGCTTCAACAACGTGAAGCAGTGGCTTGACGAGATCGACCGATACGCCAACGACAGCGTGCGCAAGCTTCTTGTTGGTAACAAATGTGATCTGGCCGAGAACAGGGCTGTCGATACTTCAGTAGCACAG GCTTACGCTGAAGAGGTAGGCATCCCGTTCCTCGAAACGAGCGCTAAGGAGTCGATCAACGTCGAGGAGGCGTTCTTGGCAATGTCTGCTGCAATTAAGAAAAG TAAAGCAGGGAGTCAGGCAGCCCTGGAGAGGAAGCCCTCCAATGTAGTTCAGATGAAAGGGCGGCCGATCCAGCAAGAGCAGCAGAAGAGTAGTAGATGCTGTTCAACATGA
- the LOC100194096 gene encoding uncharacterized protein LOC100194096 gives MLPLAHSAGCSHLHLPPAPSRAYLPNRRRVRSLVRARPPSAGASGTETTSTTSGSVMSFLCPLLKLLGGGDPSQQRNDVVEVTTSSISSLSRLPWGSKVATSSGENIDSAISIPTLQLYEFEACPFCRRVREAMTELDLSAEVYPCPKGSLRHRDIVKKIGGKEQFPLLVDASTGISMYESGDIVKYLFRNYGQGRSPSPGLLESTIFTGWVPTLLRAGRGMTLWDKAGAVPAEKLELFSYENNPCARIVREALCELELPYVLQNVGEGSSRTDLLLRKSGSKQVPYLIDPNTGFQSGDHKKILPYLFQQYPVSSI, from the exons ATGCTGCCGCTCGCACACTCCGCCGGCTGCAGCCATCTCCACCTCCCTCCCGCTCCGAGTCGAGCTTACCTTCCCAATCGCCGCCGCGTCCGATCCCTCGTCCGAGCGCGCCCTCCCAGCGCGGGGGCGTCCGGAACTGAAACCACCTCTACCACTAGCGGCAGCGTTATGTCGTTCCTGTGCCCGCTCCTCAAACTCCTCGGG GGAGGCGATCCTTCGCAGCAACGGAACGACGTTGTGGAG GTCACGACATCTTCAATTTCAAGTTTATCCAGACTGCCATGGGGATCAAAAGTGGCTACTAGCAGCGGGGAGAACATCGATTCAGCAATAAGCATTCCAACTCTTCAACTGTATGAGTTTG AGGCATGTCCCTTCTGTAGGAGAGTTCGGGAGGCCATGACCGAGCTTGACCTTTCTGCAGAG GTTTATCCTTGTCCAAAAGGGTCGCTAAGGCACAGGGACATAGTCAAGAAAATTGGAGGGAAGGAGCA GTTTCCACTCCTTGTTGACGCCAGTACTGGTATCTCAATGTATGAAAGTG GAGATATTGTGAAGTACCTGTTCAGGAACTATGGACAAGGAAGGAGTCCTTCACCTGGTCTCCTTGAGAG TACGATTTTCACAGGATGGGTGCCCACTCTTCTCAGAGCTGGAAGAGGGATGACACTGTGGGACAAAGCCGGTGCTGTACCTGCAGAGAAGCTGGAGCTCTTCTCGTACGAGAATAATCCC TGTGCAAGGATAGTTCGAGAGGCTCTCTGTGAACTGGAGCTTCCTTATGTTCTCCAGAACGTCGGAGAGGGATCGTCGAGGACGGATTTGCTTCTAAGGAAGTCGGGCTCTAAGCAG GTGCCATATCTGATCGACCCTAACACTGGATTCCAGTCGGGCGACCATAAGAAGATACTACCTTACTTATTCCAGCAGTACCCAGTTAGTAGTATCTAG